The Ailuropoda melanoleuca isolate Jingjing chromosome 15, ASM200744v2, whole genome shotgun sequence genomic sequence GGCTCTGGAACCCGAGCTGCCCCGCGAGCAGGGGGAGGCCATCCTGGCCGTGGAGTTCGACGCGGAGTTCCGCCGGCACTACCTGCAGAAGATGCGCAGGAAGCTGGGCCTGGTGCGCGCCGAACTGGACGGCGACGCAGCGCTGGTGGCCGGGCTCCTGGAGACCATGCGCCTGACTGGTGAGTGCGCGCAGGGCGTCTGCCACACCGGCGGCCTGGCGTTTCTGCCGCCATGAAATAGGCACCACATAAAACCATTTCAACCACGAGGTGTGCAGTTCGGGGGCGCTAAGCACGTGCACCCACCCCGCTGTGCACCTGTCACCGCATCCGTCTCCGGAACTCTTCCGTCTCCCCAAACGGACACCCtgtcctcatttcctcctcctcccacgcCCCACACGCCCCCGctctcccttctgtctctgaCTCTGACTCCTGCAGGGACCTTCTGTGAGATGGGCCCGTGCAGGGCCTGTCCTGGGACAGCTGACTGCGCCGAGGACGGCGTGCTCAGGGTCCATGACGGTGCAGCGGGTGTCTGCGTTCTAGGCCATTTAGGGCTCCGTGATGCCCCATGGTGTGGACGGACCACGGTTGGCTCCTCCATCATCGATGGGTGCACACTGGTGGTTTTCCCCCCTTGGGCTACCGTGGACACCACCACCATGAAGACAGACGTACGCacatctgtttgagtccctgctttcagttctttgggggcTGCGCGGCAGAGCGGACCTGTGGGTCCGACGTGGCACTGCCGGGTTCCTCTGGCTGCAGCTTCCGGCACTGTGGTGAAGGGACGCGGCGATGCGTGCGTCCATCCGTCGCTCCTGCTCTGAGGGAAGCGCTCTATCTCTTTTGCCAATTTGTGGCTTTTTCAGATACGGCTTTTACAAAACGgaggaagtttccttctgttcccGGTTTGAGTGTTTTTACCATTTTGCGTCAGCTGAGATGAGTCTGTGGTCATACTCTCCTCCCTTCGTGTCCCGTCGCAGCCAAGTTAAACTGCTGTAAAAAACCACCACAGGGCGGCAGCCTGCCCGGCAGACACtgacttctcacagttctggaggtcagaggtcgGAGGTCAGGGTGCGGTGTGATTTGCTGGCGAGGGCCTCCTTCCCTGGCAGAAAACCACCGGGAGGGAGCGAGGGCCGGCAGCTCTTCTCCGGGGCAGGGGGCACAGACCCCATCGGAGGGTCCCCTGTCCTTACATGGGACGTTGGTCCGCGGTGTCTCTGGCTTTGGTATCCAGGCAACGCTGCTCATAAAATAAGTTAGGAAatgcatccccccccccccgttttttggaagagtttgagaaggattggtgatAGTTTTTGGATGTGTGGGAGAACTCCCCAGTGAGGCTATCTCGTCCTACCGTCGTCTTCATCGGGAGGGTTCCGACTGCCCATTCGGTCTCCTCACTTGTTACAGACTGCCCAGGTTTCGTTTTCCTCTGAGCCCGTTTTGGTAGATggggtttctaggaatttgtccgtTGCGTCTACGTATCTAACATCGGCGTTTAATTGTTCCGTTTCCTCTTACAGCCCTGTTTCTGTGTGATCCGTAGTCATGGCCCCACTGTCATTTCCAGTTTTAGTTATTTGCCAGTAACTCATTTTGTCAGTCttgttggtcttttcaaagaaccaactaactcttggtttcggtgattttcacttgttttttctcGGTTTCATCTATCTCTGCTGTatcctctgtttccttcctttgtgctagccttagttttattttgttttctttctagttcCTTAGATGTAAGATTCAGTTACTGATTTGAGGCTTTTTTCCTTTGAGGTGTAACTGACACGTAACAGTGTCGGGGCAGTTGATTCATTATTTGTAGAGATCGCAAAACCATCGACGTCCACCACAAGCtgcacatttctttctttcctgtgatAAAAGTTCTGCTCTCCCAACGTAGGTAATCAGCaccataaatttccctctgatCACTGCTTTTGTGACATCCTGAACATTTCAGTATTTGTGTTTCCACACTTTCCTGCCtctaagtattttctgatttaccttgtgatttctttttggaCCCACTGGTTAATTTTCACACTATCTgggaattttccagttttccttctgtttgtgattttttttttcctaagattttatttatttattcgacagagatagagacagccagcgagagagggaacacaagcagggggagtgggagaggaagaagcaggctcatagcggaggagcctgatgtgaggctcgatcccagaacgccgggatcacgccctgagctgaaggcagacgccgaacgactgtgccacccaggcgccccgtttgtGATTTCTATCTTCATTCCACTGTGGTTGGAGAAGATGCCAGTCTTTTTAAGCATATTGACTTGCCTCATGGCTGAGCATGTGGTCTGTCCTGGAGACTGTCCCGTGTGCGCTTGAGAAGAcagatgtctgtctgtctgtcggAGTAGCATAACAGTGTTCAAGTTCCCCTTGTCCTCGTTGGTCTGCCGTACGGACGTTCCATCCATTATCCAAAGTGGGGCGCCGAAGCCTCCGGCTTCTCCAGAGGACTGTTCTGATTCCCCTTCCATTTTACAGGGTTTATAACCGTTACATCTGGACAAGCAGGCTGTTCCGTTCACACATAAAGCTCTTGTCATTTGCGGGTCTCTTGCTGATGGCAGTAGGGCCAGCCCTGCTCTGCAGGTTACCGTCTGCTTGAGatattctttctgtcctttcccttTAGACTGAAGttgaaagtactttttttttagttccagCTGCCATCTCGTTTGGAGATGAACCTGTTTAAAGTCATTACTGATGAGGACCTctgtccttttgcttttttttttttttttaaagattttatttatttggcagagatagagacagccagcgagagagggaacacaagcagggggagtgggagaggaagaagcaggctcacagcagaggagcctgatgtggggctcgatcccataacgccgggatcacgccctgagccgaaggcagacgcttaaccgctgtgccacccaggcgcccctgtccttttGCTCTTTGTTGCCCGTGTCCTGTGCCATTTTTATCCCTCACCTCCTCCATTACTGCTTTTGTGTCTCTGCACTGTTCTGGgcccttctcatttcctttcgTGTCTATTTCTGGGATGTTCTCCTGGGGGTTACAGTGACTTGTGTCTGAGCCTCCCAGCATTAGTTGTATGCTGAGCCCTGTTTGGAAGTGTTCCAGGGCCCTGAGCTGCTCAGGGAGGCAGTGGGCACGGTGACCACAGCAGGGGTGGCCAGGGGCTGACCTCAGAGCCTTTGCTATATTTACCTGATTCACGGATGAAGGAACAAGGGCTTGGAGTGACTTGCCAGGGTCAGAGTGGTGGCCAAGCAGGGCGGCAGGTGGGTGGGGCTGAGGAGGAAGCCGGAGGGGAGGGGTCGGAGCCCCTGGACCTGGCGAGCTGTCCGCACATGGCGGGGGCGGTGGTGCGGGAGGCAAGTGCTgggccctgcctctgcctgccagcaCCCTGAGCAGGGCCGTATTCCAGGGGCCGACTTCACAAACACCTTCTACTTGCTGAGCTCCTTCCCAGTCGGGCCAGAGTCCCTGGGCCTACCTGAGTTCCTGGCCGCGCTGACCGCACAGTGTGCCTCCCTGGAGGAGCTGAAGCTCGCCTTCCGACCCCAGATGGATCCCCGGTAGGTTTCGTTTCCTTGGAACGTGCTTCCCACAGGAGAGGACTGTTTAGAGCAGAGCATGCTGGGGAATATTAGAGGGGGCTTGCCACGGATCAGAGGGAAGGACAGCGGTGCTGCCGCTGCTGGGTCACCACCGGCTGGGGAGCAGCTTCCTGGGATGGCGCGCTCATCTGCCCAGGAAGGGCCCCGGGCCCCTCAGGCCTCAGCCAGAGCAGGCTTTCCTGCACCGTCCCCCACGGGGAAGAGCACCCCGTGTGTGAGCCCACACTCAGAGTAAGACATGGGAAGCACTGTTTCTGGGTTTTGATAAACAAGACAACAGACTCTGGTTTGAGAGAGTTTAGTGCAAGCTGTGTGGTGAGTGGCTGACAGAGGACAGACTAGTAggactggggaagggggtgtcggtgctgtccctgccacccccccaGGCCCTTCTGTAAGTGGGGAAGGACCCCCCTTGGGGCCACTGTGGAGCAGCGGACAGCAGTGACCTCCCCTGGGGGGGAAACAGGTGGCCCATCCACCCCGGGGGCCCGCACGTCAGCCCGCAGCACTCCTCCTCGGGGCACGCGTGTCCCGCGATCTGGAAGGGCTGCAGCAGAGTAGGGGTGAAGGGCCGCCTCACCGGTCAGGCCGGGGTCACCCGCTTGTGGGGAAGTCAGCGGTAGCACAGCAGAACACTAAAGCCACTGCCACCTCCTCCGTGCCCCGACGGCCATCTTCCAGGTGCCCGGTGGCCTCAGGACACGGCCCACGACCAGGGGTGGGGACACGCCTCACGCTGCCCCTCTGCACAGGCAGCTCTCGATGATGCTGATGCTGGCACAGTCCAACCCTCAGCTCTTCGCGCTCATCGGCACACGGGCAAACATCACGAAGGAGCTGGAACGCGTGGAGCAGCAGTCGCGGCTGGAGCAGCTGAGCCCGGCGGAGTTGCTGAGCAAGAACAGGGGCCACTGGGCTGAGTGGCTCCAGGAGTACAGGTGAGGCTCCAGGCGTCTGGGGGCCGACGGCTGGCATCACCGTCTCCCTGGGAGGTGGCTGCAGACCACCCCCATGCAGGGAACCCAATGCCGGAGGGGTGAGGGGCGGGATCTGCTGGAAAGATGAACTTGGATGGTTCCAGGGCCCGactggaggaggacagggagggcgTCGGCGACAGCGATGCCTGGCAGGCTGAGCGCACACGTGTCATGCACGCCAACAACCCCAAGTACGTCCTGCGGAACTACATTGCACAAAATGCCATCGAGGCCGCCGAGAACGGAGACTTCTCAGAGGCAAGCACACACCTGTCTCTCCTCCATCCCTAGGTCCAGCAGCAGGACAGGGCCCGAGGAACAAGGGGCAGCCCCTAAAATTCCTCTCCTTGTCCTTCTCCAGGTGAGGCGGGTGCTGAAGCTACTGGAAACCCCTTACCACAGGGACGGGGAGGCCACCGAGGTCCCAGAGGCCACCGAGACTGAGGGGGCTGGCGGGGCAGACAGTGGGGGGCTCTCCTACAGCAGCAAGCCCCCACTGTGGGCGGCTGAACTGTGCGTGACGTGATCCTCGTAATGGCCTTGGAGGTCTCCACACATGGAGCCCCCGAGGCCCTGGATCCCACCGAGTCCTTGAGGCGGTGTGCACCCCGTGGACAGCCCCACCCCGTCTCTCCATGATGGCCCCGTCTCTCCATGACGGCCGAGACGTCCAGTCAGGACCTGACCCGTCTCTGTCTGACACAGACTCAGCAGCCCAGCCCCACGCTCAGCGCGCTCCCTAGAAAAGCCGCTTTATGCAAGGACAGGAGCTCAGCGGAGGGAAGCAAActcgggggggaggggggcggcgggCAGAGCAGCCCCGGCCCACCTTGCAGGCCTCAGAGAAGCTGGCACAGCGTGGCTCCTGCCTACTGGGGAGACACGGCCCCCAAATAAACCAGCAGCTTCCCTGGCCCGTCTCCGTGTGGTGGCTCTGCCCCtggcccgcccgcccgcccgggGAAGGGGCGCTGGGTCGGGGCACCTGTGCTGGCGGCCTCAGGCGTCCTGATAGTAGTTGTTGAAGTTGATACGCAGCAGGAAGTCCTCCAGGTGGGGCTGGTAGCCTCGGTTCACCAGCTTGGTCACCACTGggggaccggggggggggggcagctcaGCCAGGCCCGCCTGGCAGCTCCTGCGCCGCTGTCCCCAAGCCCTCCCAGCCCGGGGGGACAGTCACCTTTAAAGAGGAAATGGGAGTAGTACTTGAAGGTGCTGTAGGACTGCTGCATGAGGGCGAAGTTAGGGTGCTCCGCACCCCGGGGGCCGGCGGCCGGGACCCAGGGCCGGGAGATGAGCTGGCTGCGGAACTTGAGGACGAGGCTGAAGACGCTGTGGATGACGTTCATGACGGGCGCGGCCCTCTCCGTCAGCAGGCCCCTGGGGACGCAGGCGGCGGCGGTGAGGGCGGCGGTGAGGGCGCCCACCCCCGACGCGCCCGACACGCGCCCGAGAGGGGCGGCCCGACCCCGGCCTCACCTGAAGACGGCCTTGTGCAGGTACTCCGCGTGCGCACGCTGGATCTCCTCGAGGTCGCCCACCCGTGCCAGCCGGGCCCGGAACTCGCACCAGCTGACGTGCAGGATCTGGTTGGCGATGTAGCCCTGGGTGACCTTGACGAAGTGCTGCATCTCGTGCTTGAACAGCTGCAGCTGGCGGAACTGCACGGAGCCGGCCGCGTGGCTCCGCAGGGCTGTGGGCGGGCAGGGGAGTGAGCCGCGGCCGCGGCCGAGGGCAAGCCCGGGCTCCCGGCCGGGCGTCACCTGCGCGCTTGAGATGGAAGCAGATGTCCTTCAGCGTCCACGTCATCAGCTTCAGCtgcagcaggaaggagaagaTGCCGCTGTACCTGCTCAGACAGCCCTCGGTGACCACGACGTTGAGGGGCCAGTCGACCTGCGGGCACGGCCGGCTCAGCGCTCCTGCAGGGGAGCCCCCGGCCCACCCACTCGGGGAGGCCCTGCTGACCTTGTACCTGAGCTCCAGGCAGCTCAGCACGTCCGGGGCGTTGGGGGCAAAGGCCTCAGGCAGGAACTTGAGCGCGAAGGAGAGGTTGGCTGCGTAGGGGGTGTCCCCGTGCAGGCTGTACTGCAGGGCCTTGCTCAGCACGGAGTTGAGCACCAGCGGGTTGAGCAGCTCCCCGGGcgtctgccccgcccccagctgaGGCAGGAGAGGGCGCACGTGTCCCATGTCCCGAGGGAGTCCCAGCGTTTCCGCCCACAGCCAGGCCTGCACCGCGCCAAGGGGTCACCTTCTCGAAGAGCAGATCGCTGAGGGACTGTGCGAACTCCCCGTCCTCCATGAGCAGGAAGTGCCGCAGCGCCTCGAAGTGCGCCTCCAGGCGGAGCTCCACGAAGAAGTAATCCACGGCAGCCTTGTTCACCAAGGAGACGCTGGCGGGGGGCCCAGAGTCAGGGCCGGNNNNNNNNNNNNNNNNNNNNNNNNNNNNNNNNNNNNNNNNNNNNNNNNNNNNNNNNNNNNNNNGGTGGGGGGCCGCGGGCTGGGCACTCACTGTGcggcgaggggggtgggggccgCGGGCTGGGCACTCACTGTGCGGCGAGGGGGGCAGTAATGGAGTGCTTCATGAGCACAGGTAGGGGCAGCAGCTCGCTCAGCTGCACCGCGGTCTCATCTGCGTCTGACCGGACCCGGGGGTCCTCCGGGAGGGCGAAGGCCCGGGGAAGCCCGTGGTGTAGCAGGTGGGCGACAGGAGGCTCCGCTGCAGGACGGCAGACCGCCGTTAAGTGGCGGAGACACACTGGCCGGGCTCCCGCCTGCCCGCCGCCACGGCTGGCCACTCACACATGGCCTCATAGCTGTCCGGGTACTGCTCCAGGCGGTACTGCTCTGCCAGACCGGCCAGGTAGGCCTGCTCCTGACCCCAGCGCTGGGCCGCAGCCTCCCCCTCACCCAGGCTGGGGCTGCCCGGGGCCGCTGCTCCTTCCTAGGAAGGAAAGGGTGGGTGGGATCCCCGACGCGCTGCCCCATCCTGGAGGCCCAAAGCCCTCAGTGCCCATGCGCAGCCAGACCCCTAAGCACATCTGCCCTCACCTGAGAGTGCGGAGGGCGACTTGGAGAGAGGTCCTCAGTGTCCCCACTCGTCTCTGGTCCTGAGCAACACaagtggggcaggagggggtaTGAGGGTCAAGTGCCTCCTGCAGTGCGGTACCTCCCAAGTCCCCGGGGCCACAGACTCCTCGCCCACACGCCTCCAGTGATAGGACAGCTGTAGGGGCCCCACTGACCTGGCTCCTTGGGGTTACTATCTCCTAGATCCCCAGATGCAGCCACTGCAGACGGCGGAGCCTGGAGGCCACTTGCCTCCCCACTACTGGAGCCAGCCACTTGAGCACAGGAGCTGTCTGAGGCCATCTCTGCAGGCAGCCGTGGCTCCTGCTCCCAGACAGGGCTCTGTGCTCCCAGGCTGAGGCCTGGCTGGGACACGTGGTTGGGAGGGCTCTGGCAGGGCCTGGGTGTATTGGGCTGGCTTTCCCCAGAGACTGCACCCAGTACCACGCAGGACTGAGACACGTGTCCGTGGACATTCCACCGTGGCCGGGAGGGGGCCACATCCCACACGTTCTCCCCCACCTTGATGCTGGCGTCAGACACGTGTCCGTGGACGTTCCACCGTGGCCGGGAGGGGGCCACATCCCACACGTTCTCCCCCACCTTGATGCTGGCGTCAGACACGTGTCCGTGAACGTTCCACCGTGGCCGGGAGAGGGCTATCCCGGAAACACAGCCCCCTGTGGGAACGCTGCCCTCTGACGCCTGCCGGAGGAGCTGCCCCACGGCCTGGCTACTCCCATCCTGGGGGAGGGTGTGCGCGGGGGTTTGGGGATGAGGCAGAGCCACCTGCCTATCAGAGGCACCTGTGTCCTCTGGCTGTGTGACACTGTCCCCCCATAGCTGCTGCCCCCCATTCCTCAAGCTGCCTCCTACAGTCTGCTGGGACCCTGGGGAAGCCAAGGGGGCTATAGCTGGCCTCAGGATCGTTCTGAAATCATACTCCTGTGGCCCAGAAGGCCCTGGGCCCGTTGCTTCAGATGGAGCCGAGGGAGGCAGGTCTGAGCCAATGGTCTGCAGCGCCTCCTCCAGGACAGGGGCCGCGCCAGTGTGTGTAGGCGGCTCGGCCTCCCGGGCTGCGGGCAGGAAGTCTTGGATGCTGAGGCCCTCAGAGAACGGCCCCGGCCCGTCCACCAGCCCCGGCTGTGGCTCAGCTCCTGGCCCCGAGCCACAGGCCCCTGCAGCTGGAGGCCTGAGCTGCCGCGGCTCCTCTGCATTCGGACCACCCCAGGCAGCCACGTGCTGCTGCTCTGCATACCCAGCATCATGGCTGCAGCCTCCAGCGGGGTGCTCGGGGCCCGGAGACGGAGCCTGAAACACAAGTGGGTGTTGGTCCCCCAAGCTCAGTTCTGCAACCAGCACCAAAGCTCATCAAGTGGGGAGCCGCCGGGACAAGCCAGACCCCGCAGCCGCTGTGCTCCCAGGGCGGTGTAGacctgggccccagcccctcacctgggAGCCGGCAGCAGGGAGGACGGCCGGTGGCTCCGGGGCCTTCCCCTCGGACACGTCCTTCAGCATCCCCTGAAATTCAGGCAGCAGCGGTGAACGCCTAGCCCCGCACAATCCAACCCAGAGCCCCCACACCCTCACCCAGCACACATGGAAGCCACAGCCCCAACTGCCCACACGGGCCACAGCACCGAGGCGAGAAGGGCCTGGGCCTAGAGAGAGCACTGAGGGCGGCATGGCCTCCTCCCCGTCACGACGTCCCTGAGCACTGAGTTACCAACCCTCTCCCAGAACCCAGGTCTGCGTGTACTCTCGGGGGCTCTGAGACCCCGGAGCCCAGGGGAAGAGCTCCCATCGGAAACTATGGTGATACCTGAATGTGCTGCTGATCTTCGACGAGGAGACGTAGCCGTGCACTTGCCAGTCGGTGCCTCTGGAGTTTCCACAGGGCCTTCTGCTCTCGACGAGCTGCTTCTGCGGACAGCTTGCTGTAGTGGTCAACTAGCGCCTGCCTAAAGCCACGCCCAGAGAGACCCAGCTGCCACAGTCGCCCACCACCGTCCAGCTGGTGTCCTGTGGGCTAGGATGCCTCTCCAGGGCAGGGGCCCTCGGCACCTTCCCAGGCCAGCAGCTGGTCCCCGTGGGGCCCCCACGGCACCTGCAGGGGCCTCACCGGGCAGGTCTTTCTGCTCCCCGGACTGGGACCCCGGTGGGCAGGCACCTAGCCAGGGCTCAGCAGACTTCTGCTAAGCAAATAACAGAATGAGCCCCTGCAGGGCCCGAAGCAAGAGGACAGGCAGGAGGCCCGGGGTTGCCAGGCCCCCCGCATGAGAGGCACCTTCCTGTTCTGCTGGTGCAAACTCCAGAGAACTAGAGAGAGATGCAAAAGGGTACACAGAGTGCAACACAAACGTGGCATCTGCTCCTGGCAGCTCTCCCCGCACGTTACTCCCGGAGATTTTGGTCCTTCCTCTAGCAGGGCACTGGGTCAGACCTGGACTGGCTAATTCCCATTTGGCTGCCCCAGACCAGGGACAACACCCCCTACACCTCGCTGTCTCCTATAAACGACACGGCAACATCTACCCCCACGCGTGCACAAGCCCACATGTGCACAGAGGCGCATACATGTGCACACGGGCACGCACAAGCACACACAAGACACGCTCTCCATGAACAGCACCTAAGGTCAGGACGACTGCGACCccgagagagagaacaggcaggaaGAGACAGTCCCCCCACAAAGGTGCCCCTGGGAGACACCGGCTCTGCTGCCAGCTTACGGGAGAGGTAGGGAGGGCAGGACAAGGGCACCACAACGAGATAGGCTCTCGGCCGCTGGGCTGGACAAATGCTCCCGTCTGTCCAGCTGTCGGGCTGATCACAgctttaaaaataggtaaaggcAGAGGAACTGTTACACCTAGCAGAAACAAAGAGACAGAGTAGCGGGAGAGGCAAACCCAGTGTGCACACCTTGTCTGGATTCCAATCCACACTAACCAACCACGAGAAGACGCCCTGAGCACAGGCGGACACACCTGAGCGCAGCAGAACAGCCAGAGGCACTCCGCCCAGGTGCACGTTGGGGTTCAGACCCCTACTCTTCCTACCTTAACTCACACttgaaaatcttcaaaataaaaagacgaCCATCACAAGATCACGCCAGGAGGGTCAGCCCAGAGTGACCGCCCCGCCGCGGCCGCCTACCTCGCCTTcctctccagctgctcctccagggccctcagcctcctctccctgTCGTGGAGTTCTCGCGCGTAGCTGAAGTCGCCATCCAGAGCCTCCTGCCTGGCCGCCCGGCGCCGCTACACAGCACGGCACACGGTCGTGCAGGTCAGAGGCGACTCCACGAGCCCGCGCCCACCCACGGCCGCACCGCCTACCTCCTGGTCCTTCACGAACTGCTCCTTCAGCCTCTGAAACTGCTCTCGCTTGCGGGCATCCAAGGCCCTGCGCTCCGACGTCTGCCGATCTGCATGGAGACGGGAGGGGGCGGTGTGATGAGGAGCCGGCAGCAGGTGGCCCCGGAACCACAGAGGGCAACCC encodes the following:
- the TUBGCP6 gene encoding gamma-tubulin complex component 6 isoform X3, yielding MASVPQLFDDLCEALLPAAKAHLGQHGVSRKRAKQSLKRVAYNALFTNLFQDETHKLQADLSKLPVKNKIFMLSFDLRVGGLGPEADRLEELVEELLAAPCCPLVEVGSVLDLLVQLAGSGPPQVPQRKRDYFFNNKHVGRSVPYSGYDCCDLSVFEMDVQSLISREEYLCQDMIQKALQVMEAAPGSGLPTVGLFSYGDPWGDRFERDTRVSLFGALVHSRTYDMDVRLDLPPMPDSADLSGLAIKVPQSVDQSDDEGFQSASNLTPDSQSEPGMTPDIDLWDAVLTYEASKRRCWEQVGCPPGHREEPYLTEAGRDTFDRFCRLCHGELQVLGGGLLQAPQPVLVKECELVKDALNVLIGVVSTTFSLCQPAQTFVVRRGVHVSGASPEGISSLLSEVAECGTHYTRLSRFSLQPVLDSSCSKGLVFQAFTSGLRKYLQYYRACVLSTPPTLSLLTIGFLFKKLGRQLRYLAELCGVGTALPGSSGGEPETAFPTGVKLLSYLYQEALDNCSNEHYPVLLSLLKTSCEPYTRFIHDWVYSGVFRDVYGEFMIQVNHEYLGFRDKFYWTHGYVLISKEVEACVPVFLKHIAHDVYVCGKTINLLKLCCPRHYLYWSDVPVPRISVIFSPEELKEVERDCAIYVGRMERVARHSSISKEEKELRMEIAKQELIVQAREAASRVLRALSDRQTSERRALDARKREQFQRLKEQFVKDQERRRAARQEALDGDFSYARELHDRERRLRALEEQLERKARQALVDHYSKLSAEAARREQKALWKLQRHRLASARLRLLVEDQQHIQGMLKDVSEGKAPEPPAVLPAAGSQAPSPGPEHPAGGCSHDAGYAEQQHVAAWGGPNAEEPRQLRPPAAGACGSGPGAEPQPGLVDGPGPFSEGLSIQDFLPAAREAEPPTHTGAAPVLEEALQTIGSDLPPSAPSEATGPGPSGPQEYDFRTILRPAIAPLASPGSQQTVGGSLRNGGQQLWGDSVTQPEDTGASDRQVALPHPQTPAHTLPQDGSSQAVGQLLRQASEGSVPTGGCVSGIALSRPRWNVHGHVSDASIKVGENVWDVAPSRPRWNVHGHVSDASIKVGENVWDVAPSRPRWNVHGHVSQSCVVLGAVSGESQPNTPRPCQSPPNHVSQPGLSLGAQSPVWEQEPRLPAEMASDSSCAQVAGSSSGEASGLQAPPSAVAASGDLGDSNPKEPGPETSGDTEDLSPSRPPHSQEGAAAPGSPSLGEGEAAAQRWGQEQAYLAGLAEQYRLEQYPDSYEAMSEPPVAHLLHHGLPRAFALPEDPRVRSDADETAVQLSELLPLPVLMKHSITAPLAAHVSLVNKAAVDYFFVELRLEAHFEALRHFLLMEDGEFAQSLSDLLFEKLGAGQTPGELLNPLVLNSVLSKALQYSLHGDTPYAANLSFALKFLPEAFAPNAPDVLSCLELRYKVDWPLNVVVTEGCLSRYSGIFSFLLQLKLMTWTLKDICFHLKRPCGATRPAPCSSASCSCSSTRCSTSSRSPRATSPTRSCTSAGASSGPGWHGWATSRRSSVRTRSTCTRPSSGAC
- the TUBGCP6 gene encoding gamma-tubulin complex component 6 isoform X4, with the protein product MASVPQLFDDLCEALLPAAKAHLGQHGVSRKRAKQSLKRVAYNALFTNLFQDETHKLQADLSKLPVKNKIFMLSFDLRVGGLGPEADRLEELVEELLAAPCCPLVEVGSVLDLLVQLAGSGPPQVPQRKRDYFFNNKHVGRSVPYSGYDCCDLSVFEMDVQSLISREEYLCQDMIQKALQVMEAAPGSGLPTVGLFSYGDPWGDRFERDTRVSLFGALVHSRTYDMDVRLDLPPMPDSADLSGLAIKVPQSVDQSDDEGFQSASNLTPDSQSEPGMTPDIDLWDAVLTYEASKRRCWEQVGCPPGHREEPYLTEAGRDTFDRFCRLCHGELQVLGGGLLQAPQPVLVKECELVKDALNVLIGVVSTTFSLCQPAQTFVVRRGVHVSGASPEGISSLLSEVAECGTHYTRLSRFSLQPVLDSSCSKGLVFQAFTSGLRKYLQYYRACVLSTPPTLSLLTIGFLFKKLGRQLRYLAELCGVGTALPGSSGGEPETAFPTGVKLLSYLYQEALDNCSNEHYPVLLSLLKTSCEPYTRFIHDWVYSGVFRDVYGEFMIQVNHEYLGFRDKFYWTHGYVLISKEVEACVPVFLKHIAHDVYVCGKTINLLKLCCPRHYLYWSDVPVPRISVIFSPEELKEVERDCAIYVGRMERVARHSSISKEEKELRMEIAKQELIVQAREAASRVLRALSDRQTSERRALDARKREQFQRLKEQFVKDQERRRAARQEALDGDFSYARELHDRERRLRALEEQLERKARQALVDHYSKLSAEAARREQKALWKLQRHRLASARLRLLVEDQQHIQGMLKDVSEGKAPEPPAVLPAAGSQAPSPGPEHPAGGCSHDAGYAEQQHVAAWGGPNAEEPRQLRPPAAGACGSGPGAEPQPGLVDGPGPFSEGLSIQDFLPAAREAEPPTHTGAAPVLEEALQTIGSDLPPSAPSEATGPGPSGPQEYDFRTILRPAIAPLASPGSQQTVGGSLRNGGQQLWGDSVTQPEDTGASDRQVALPHPQTPAHTLPQDGSSQAVGQLLRQASEGSVPTGGCVSGIALSRPRWNVHGHVSDASIKVGENVWDVAPSRPRWNVHGHVSDASIKVGENVWDVAPSRPRWNVHGHVSQSCVVLGAVSGESQPNTPRPCQSPPNHVSQPGLSLGAQSPVWEQEPRLPAEMASDSSCAQVAGSSSGEASGLQAPPSAVAASGDLGDSNPKEPGPETSGDTEDLSPSRPPHSQEGAAAPGSPSLGEGEAAAQRWGQEQAYLAGLAEQYRLEQYPDSYEAMSEPPVAHLLHHGLPRAFALPEDPRVRSDADETAVQLSELLPLPVLMKHSITAPLAAHVSLVNKAAVDYFFVELRLEAHFEALRHFLLMEDGEFAQSLSDLLFEKLGAGQTPGELLNPLVLNSVLSKALQYSLHGDTPYAANLSFALKFLPEAFAPNAPDVLSCLELRYKLKLMTWTLKDICFHLKRPCGATRPAPCSSASCSCSSTRCSTSSRSPRATSPTRSCTSAGASSGPGWHGWATSRRSSVRTRSTCTRPSSGAC